A window of Costertonia aggregata contains these coding sequences:
- the hemH gene encoding ferrochelatase: protein MKGVLLVNLGSPDSPTAKDVKPYLDEFLMDERVIDVPKILRNILVRGIILQTRPKKSAKAYAKIWWDEGSPLIVLSERFTEKLRQHTKMPVALGMRYGTMTIKNALQELRQKGVDEVLLVPLYPHYAMSSYETVVVKVLEEQQKAFPEMNVTTMPAFYKNPDYIKALSESIKDGLKDFEYDHILFSYHGIPERHIRKSDPTRFHCKIDGSCCKINSVAHNTCYRHQCYDTTELVKAYLGLPEDKVSSSFQSRLAGDPWLKPYTDYEFERLAKEGKKRLAVITPAFVSDCLETLEEIAMEGKEQFEEAGGEHYKHISCLNDSDAWVQVMANWVNQWEESQVLPV from the coding sequence ATGAAGGGAGTTTTATTGGTAAATCTGGGTTCTCCGGATAGCCCTACCGCAAAGGACGTAAAACCATATTTGGATGAATTTTTAATGGACGAACGGGTAATCGATGTTCCAAAGATTCTCAGAAATATCTTAGTGCGGGGCATTATTCTTCAGACACGGCCAAAAAAATCGGCAAAGGCCTACGCCAAAATTTGGTGGGATGAGGGCTCACCGTTGATCGTGCTTTCGGAACGTTTCACGGAAAAACTTAGGCAACACACCAAAATGCCCGTCGCACTAGGTATGCGATATGGCACCATGACCATAAAAAATGCATTACAGGAATTAAGGCAAAAAGGCGTGGACGAGGTGCTTTTGGTGCCACTGTACCCCCATTACGCCATGTCGTCCTATGAAACGGTCGTGGTAAAAGTGCTGGAGGAACAGCAAAAGGCGTTTCCCGAAATGAATGTTACCACGATGCCGGCGTTTTATAAGAATCCGGACTATATAAAAGCTTTGTCCGAAAGTATTAAAGATGGACTAAAAGATTTTGAATACGACCATATTCTGTTTTCATACCACGGTATTCCAGAGCGCCATATCAGAAAAAGTGACCCTACCCGTTTTCACTGTAAGATAGATGGCAGTTGTTGCAAGATAAATTCGGTCGCCCATAATACCTGTTATCGGCACCAGTGTTACGATACCACTGAACTGGTCAAAGCCTATCTGGGACTGCCCGAAGACAAGGTGAGTTCCTCGTTTCAATCCCGCTTGGCCGGTGACCCATGGTTAAAACCTTATACCGATTATGAGTTTGAGCGTTTGGCCAAAGAGGGCAAAAAAAGATTGGCGGTAATTACTCCCGCTTTCGTAAGTGATTGTTTGGAGACCCTTGAAGAAATTGCCATGGAAGGCAAGGAGCAGTTTGAAGAAGCCGGGGGCGAGCACTACAAACATATTTCCTGTTTAAATGATAGTGATGCTTGGGTACAGGTCATGGCGAATTGGGTAAACCAATGGGAAGAAAGCCAAGTGTTGCCTGTTTAA
- a CDS encoding mechanosensitive ion channel family protein, with product MDSIFEKIPRESLIHLGIAFVAFILLYWGVLFVLRKLGKNPKYLLPQGVMKKVALPIFLIFVAIVLRMESFRRLFGLQEEGFWFRKSSTLLFIFAMTWLIIGVLKVVKQLIINNYDVNAANNLKARKIYTQFNILERIAIFIVIILAIGLALMSFKEIREVGISVFASAGVAGIIIGFSAQKLIGTILAGIQIAIAQPIKMDDVVIVEGEWGRIEDITLTYVVVKIWDKRRLIVPTPYFIEKPFQNWTKTSSDILGTVFLYTDYHVPFDAIRKELTKILESTDLWDGEVNNIQVTDNKAGHVEVRALMSAKDASTAWDLRVMVREKLIAFLQENYPESLPRTRVLIKDIGNENT from the coding sequence ATGGATTCTATTTTCGAGAAAATTCCGAGGGAGTCGCTCATTCACTTAGGCATAGCCTTTGTCGCTTTTATTTTATTGTATTGGGGGGTATTGTTCGTACTGAGAAAATTGGGCAAAAACCCCAAGTATTTATTGCCCCAAGGCGTTATGAAAAAGGTAGCATTGCCCATTTTTTTGATTTTTGTTGCCATAGTGCTTCGTATGGAGTCGTTTCGGCGTCTTTTTGGTCTGCAAGAAGAAGGGTTTTGGTTTAGAAAGTCGAGCACATTGCTCTTTATTTTTGCGATGACATGGCTCATCATAGGCGTTTTAAAAGTAGTGAAGCAACTCATCATCAACAATTATGATGTCAATGCCGCAAACAATCTTAAGGCCCGAAAAATATACACCCAATTCAATATACTGGAACGTATCGCCATATTTATAGTAATCATATTGGCTATTGGTCTGGCATTGATGAGTTTTAAGGAAATACGTGAAGTAGGTATAAGCGTTTTCGCATCGGCCGGTGTAGCTGGTATAATTATCGGTTTTTCGGCGCAAAAACTGATTGGGACCATTTTGGCCGGAATTCAAATCGCCATTGCCCAACCCATAAAAATGGATGATGTCGTAATTGTTGAAGGTGAATGGGGACGCATCGAGGATATTACGTTGACCTACGTCGTGGTCAAAATTTGGGACAAACGTAGGTTGATCGTTCCAACCCCGTATTTTATTGAAAAACCATTTCAAAATTGGACCAAGACCTCATCGGATATTTTAGGAACCGTATTTTTATATACCGATTATCATGTGCCTTTTGATGCTATACGAAAAGAATTGACCAAAATTTTGGAAAGTACCGATCTATGGGATGGTGAAGTCAATAATATTCAGGTGACCGACAACAAAGCGGGCCATGTTGAAGTCAGGGCACTCATGAGTGCCAAGGACGCTTCGACCGCTTGGGATTTACGGGTCATGGTACGTGAAAAATTGATAGCCTTTTTACAGGAAAACTATCCAGAAAGTTTACCGCGAACCCGCGTTTTGATAAAAGATATCGGCAATGAAAACACTTAA
- a CDS encoding N-acetylmuramoyl-L-alanine amidase-like domain-containing protein has translation MKTLKAHNLRYSFNMKILVFILFSTSFLFGQNITCSPKDKQAFEDKIIEIDGLLEKDFGKTIVAVGKTFLGTPYVAKTLEIGENETLVINLQGLDCTTFVENVLAFSRMLKNEQTSFTDFTKTIETIRYKNGKLSGYASRLHYFSEWIANNAIKGIVNDITSEIGGKPITKDINFMSTHRDLYPFLSDDENYEKIKASENYLNTESICVLAQAEIEANEHLIQSGDIIALTTAIKGLDITHTGIATREADGRIYLLHASTVGEVVVSKLPLADYLKKVKNNTGIMVARPLFP, from the coding sequence ATGAAAACACTTAAGGCACATAATTTGCGTTATAGTTTCAACATGAAAATACTAGTATTTATTCTCTTTTCTACGTCTTTTCTTTTTGGCCAAAACATCACATGTTCCCCAAAGGACAAACAGGCTTTTGAAGATAAAATCATAGAAATAGACGGCCTATTGGAGAAGGACTTCGGCAAGACCATAGTGGCCGTGGGCAAAACATTCTTGGGTACGCCCTATGTTGCCAAAACACTTGAAATCGGTGAGAACGAGACCTTGGTCATAAACCTACAAGGATTGGACTGTACCACTTTTGTAGAAAATGTATTGGCTTTTAGTAGGATGCTCAAAAATGAGCAGACCAGCTTCACTGATTTTACCAAAACAATAGAGACCATTCGGTATAAAAATGGAAAGCTAAGCGGTTATGCTTCGCGTCTTCATTACTTCTCGGAATGGATAGCCAATAATGCGATTAAAGGCATCGTTAATGATATCACATCGGAAATTGGTGGAAAGCCCATAACAAAGGATATCAATTTTATGAGTACCCATCGTGATTTATATCCTTTCTTGAGCGATGATGAAAATTATGAAAAAATCAAAGCCTCGGAAAATTACCTCAATACCGAATCCATTTGTGTCCTGGCGCAGGCAGAAATCGAGGCCAATGAGCATTTGATACAATCTGGGGATATCATTGCCTTGACCACGGCCATAAAAGGTTTGGACATTACCCATACCGGTATCGCTACCCGTGAAGCCGATGGGCGAATATATTTATTGCACGCCTCTACCGTTGGGGAGGTAGTGGTTTCGAAACTTCCTTTGGCCGATTATCTCAAAAAAGTGAAAAACAATACCGGGATTATGGTGGCTAGGCCTTTGTTTCCTTAA
- a CDS encoding ThuA domain-containing protein yields MLVFKRFLPLFVTLLFLAGCEKSSTNTVTEEVDENSDEGNDDPVAEKDLILVFTKTDGFNHNTKDECVAMVEKIATNQNFDVVVDDTGDTFNDRSTLNQYKIIFFTNTSGNTLNATQRSNVENYAAQGGNFISNHAASDSYGHSTASSVSGNGKGVWDWYAENVTGCSVRNGPNHTSSGFDAVVNVENQKTEITQEVAFPWNDSEEWYYWEEGYLDDSFIEVLQVSATGSNSYDAPRMTAQYWERPDGGISFYTSMGHAKSKYSDTAFAQLMNNVFEYMLN; encoded by the coding sequence ATGCTCGTGTTCAAAAGATTTCTGCCATTGTTTGTGACACTGTTGTTTTTAGCAGGTTGTGAAAAATCGTCTACAAATACGGTCACGGAAGAAGTTGATGAAAATTCAGATGAAGGCAATGATGACCCGGTAGCAGAAAAGGATTTGATACTTGTTTTTACCAAAACCGATGGTTTTAATCACAATACCAAAGATGAATGCGTTGCCATGGTAGAGAAAATAGCGACGAACCAAAACTTTGATGTGGTCGTAGATGATACGGGCGATACGTTCAATGACCGCTCTACATTAAATCAATACAAGATAATTTTTTTCACGAATACCTCTGGGAATACTTTGAACGCTACCCAAAGGAGTAATGTGGAGAACTACGCCGCTCAAGGAGGTAACTTTATATCAAATCATGCGGCCAGCGATTCTTATGGACATAGTACGGCCAGTTCCGTTTCAGGAAATGGTAAGGGTGTTTGGGACTGGTATGCAGAAAATGTTACGGGCTGTAGCGTAAGAAATGGGCCAAATCATACAAGTTCAGGTTTTGATGCCGTGGTCAACGTTGAGAATCAAAAAACGGAAATAACACAAGAAGTCGCATTCCCTTGGAACGATAGCGAGGAATGGTATTATTGGGAAGAAGGCTATTTGGACGATTCATTTATTGAAGTGCTACAAGTTTCAGCTACCGGTTCAAATTCTTATGACGCACCCAGGATGACCGCTCAATATTGGGAAAGGCCCGATGGCGGTATTAGTTTTTATACCAGTATGGGGCATGCAAAAAGCAAATACTCCGACACTGCATTCGCGCAACTCATGAACAATGTATTTGAGTACATGCTGAATTAA
- a CDS encoding AraC family transcriptional regulator, whose amino-acid sequence MEIKNVALGSFNEVLIEDGFYVLKIQNDTSEIQKVTRPIDSTFIQFHFCLKGSAKFVFNEGHYALDVSEENSLLLYNTQMDLPLNLELHPNSWMVSVVMTIRKFHSLFSKEADYIPFLSADNKDKKYYSQEGVSPAIAVILSQIINYNLHPSIKQLYIKGKVYELISLYFNKSDNADIEQCPFLVDEDNVRRIRQAKEIMISRMAEPPTLNELSEEIGLSLKKLKEGFKQIYGDSVFSFLFDYKMEYARRMLESGQHNVNEVGLKVGYSTASHFISAFKKKYGTTPKKYVMALSNG is encoded by the coding sequence ATGGAAATAAAAAATGTCGCTTTAGGTTCGTTTAATGAAGTGTTGATAGAAGATGGTTTTTATGTGCTGAAAATACAGAATGATACTTCTGAAATACAGAAAGTTACACGACCTATTGACAGTACTTTTATACAATTTCATTTTTGCCTGAAGGGGAGTGCCAAATTTGTCTTTAACGAAGGCCATTACGCACTTGACGTATCCGAGGAGAACTCGCTTTTGCTGTACAATACGCAGATGGACCTACCGCTTAACTTGGAGCTGCATCCAAATTCTTGGATGGTATCGGTGGTGATGACCATTCGTAAATTTCACTCACTTTTTTCCAAGGAAGCGGACTATATTCCTTTTTTAAGTGCCGATAACAAAGATAAAAAGTATTATTCACAAGAAGGGGTAAGCCCTGCGATTGCAGTGATTTTGAGTCAAATCATCAATTATAACCTGCATCCGTCGATAAAGCAATTGTATATTAAGGGCAAGGTGTATGAGCTTATATCGCTTTATTTCAACAAAAGCGACAATGCCGATATTGAACAGTGCCCCTTTCTCGTAGACGAGGACAATGTGCGCCGTATACGGCAGGCCAAGGAAATCATGATTTCCCGTATGGCCGAGCCACCTACCTTGAACGAGCTTTCCGAGGAAATAGGATTGAGCCTAAAAAAATTGAAGGAAGGCTTTAAGCAGATATATGGGGATTCCGTTTTTAGTTTTCTCTTTGATTATAAGATGGAGTATGCGCGTAGAATGCTTGAAAGCGGCCAGCACAATGTGAATGAAGTGGGTCTAAAAGTCGGGTACAGCACGGCCAGCCATTTTATATCGGCCTTTAAAAAGAAATATGGCACCACGCCCAAAAAGTACGTAATGGCTTTGTCGAATGGGTAA
- the hemA gene encoding glutamyl-tRNA reductase, with the protein MKEYHISKHNSFYTIGLNYKKADAEVRGKFSLDEIATQKLLQQAKEQDIDGLLVTSTCNRTELYGFAQHPFQLIKLLCDNTLGTVEEFQEVAYVYKNNDAISHLFRVGTGLDSQILGDFEIISQLRHSFNRSKKLDIANPFLERLTNSVIQASKRIKNETEISSGATSVAFASVQYIFKNVPDISKKNILLFGTGKIGRNTCENLIKHTTNNHITLINRTKDKAEKIAGKFNLVVKDYGDLQTEIRNTDVLIVATGAQKPTVSKELIYTKKPLLILDLSIPKNVSDDVLDLDNVSLVHLDLLSQMTDETLERRKQFVPKAEAIIGEVKDDFIQWLETRKFAPVIKALKKKLKTMKDQELDFQSKKISDFDSVQADIISDRIIQKITKQFANHLKDDSVDSDTSLALIQKVFQLELDPNK; encoded by the coding sequence ATGAAGGAGTACCACATATCCAAACATAATTCATTCTATACTATCGGCCTCAACTATAAAAAGGCCGACGCCGAAGTACGTGGAAAGTTTAGTTTGGATGAAATCGCCACACAAAAGCTTTTACAACAGGCCAAGGAACAGGATATCGATGGCCTTTTGGTCACTTCAACCTGTAACCGCACCGAACTTTACGGCTTTGCACAACACCCTTTTCAGCTCATTAAGTTATTATGTGACAATACACTGGGTACTGTTGAGGAGTTTCAAGAAGTGGCTTACGTGTACAAGAACAATGACGCCATAAGCCACCTTTTTAGGGTAGGAACAGGTCTGGACAGTCAAATTTTAGGGGATTTTGAAATTATAAGTCAGTTACGGCACAGTTTTAACCGTTCCAAAAAACTGGACATTGCCAACCCGTTTTTGGAGCGTTTGACCAACTCCGTCATCCAAGCCAGTAAGCGCATCAAAAACGAGACCGAAATATCGTCCGGTGCAACATCGGTAGCTTTTGCATCGGTGCAATACATTTTCAAAAATGTTCCCGATATCTCCAAAAAGAACATTCTACTTTTCGGGACAGGCAAAATCGGCAGGAATACTTGTGAGAATCTTATAAAACATACGACCAACAATCACATAACGCTTATCAACCGTACCAAGGACAAGGCAGAGAAAATAGCGGGTAAATTCAACTTGGTAGTCAAGGATTATGGTGATCTTCAAACAGAAATTCGCAATACCGATGTGCTAATAGTAGCAACAGGAGCACAAAAACCTACGGTTTCCAAAGAACTTATCTACACCAAAAAGCCTTTATTGATTTTAGATCTTTCTATACCGAAAAACGTTTCTGACGATGTTTTGGATTTGGATAATGTGAGCTTGGTACACCTGGACCTTCTCTCCCAAATGACCGATGAGACCTTGGAGCGCAGAAAACAATTTGTCCCCAAAGCAGAAGCTATCATAGGTGAAGTAAAAGATGATTTTATACAATGGCTCGAAACCCGAAAATTTGCACCGGTCATCAAAGCACTGAAAAAGAAATTAAAGACGATGAAAGACCAGGAACTGGATTTCCAGAGCAAAAAAATATCAGATTTTGATTCCGTTCAGGCCGACATTATCTCAGATCGCATCATCCAAAAAATCACAAAACAGTTTGCCAACCACCTAAAGGACGATAGCGTAGATTCCGACACTAGTTTGGCATTGATACAAAAAGTGTTTCAACTAGAATTAGACCCCAATAAATGA
- the hemC gene encoding hydroxymethylbilane synthase, translating to MKTIRIGTRDSQLAMWQANTVKGKLENLGYETVLVPVKSTGDLVLDKPLYEMGITGIFTKTLDVAMIKGEIDIAVHSMKDVPTALPDGIVQAAVLERGQTIDLLAYNNNQEFLAQKDAIIATGSLRRKAMWLNRYPTHTVVDLRGNVNSRLEKLKNNDWNGAIFAAAGLNRIGLEHENTIGLSWMTPAPAQGAVMVVAMENDDFVLDACEQLNHKETEICTYVEREFLRHLEGGCSAPIGALAYINERTVTLSGVLLAVDGSKKLECEMDAPVGVHQNLGRAAAEKILNKGGKRLMNEMIDSPTKADVFSTKKLTNVQVQLFDQKIKVKSEDFVKINPSRISPIAVKNPIKNVIITSKNTVDALLTNFSPVELQFQNIYCVGRKTKRLVERKIGKVAHSENSAKKLAEYLVEFMEGLEVTYFCSNLRMDDLPDILTENNITVHEVEAYKTKFSSVKVNDSVKVVLFFSPSTVESYLLENHAGVTAYCIGETTATEARKHFKTVHVAKIPTAESLIELVNENNGK from the coding sequence ATGAAAACCATCCGAATAGGTACACGTGACAGCCAATTAGCAATGTGGCAGGCCAATACCGTTAAGGGAAAACTTGAAAACCTTGGCTACGAAACCGTTTTGGTGCCTGTAAAATCTACTGGTGATCTGGTGTTGGACAAGCCTTTGTACGAAATGGGCATTACGGGTATTTTCACCAAAACCCTTGATGTTGCCATGATCAAGGGCGAAATAGATATTGCCGTGCATTCTATGAAAGACGTACCTACCGCTTTACCCGACGGTATAGTACAGGCCGCGGTTTTGGAACGTGGGCAGACCATAGATTTATTGGCATACAACAACAACCAAGAGTTTTTGGCACAAAAGGATGCGATCATCGCCACGGGTAGTCTACGAAGAAAGGCCATGTGGCTCAACCGTTACCCTACCCATACCGTAGTTGATTTGCGCGGCAATGTAAATTCACGATTGGAAAAACTGAAAAACAACGATTGGAACGGGGCTATTTTTGCTGCGGCAGGCCTCAACCGTATTGGTCTTGAGCATGAAAATACCATAGGTCTTTCTTGGATGACCCCGGCCCCGGCCCAAGGTGCCGTTATGGTCGTCGCTATGGAGAACGATGATTTTGTGTTGGATGCCTGCGAGCAACTGAACCATAAAGAAACAGAGATCTGCACTTATGTAGAACGTGAGTTTTTGCGCCATTTGGAAGGTGGTTGTTCCGCACCTATTGGGGCTTTGGCCTATATCAACGAACGAACCGTAACCTTAAGCGGTGTTCTTTTGGCCGTTGATGGCAGCAAAAAACTGGAGTGCGAAATGGATGCCCCAGTGGGCGTGCACCAAAATTTGGGTAGGGCCGCGGCAGAAAAAATCCTGAACAAAGGTGGAAAACGACTGATGAACGAAATGATTGACAGTCCGACCAAAGCTGATGTTTTTTCTACCAAAAAACTCACGAATGTTCAAGTACAGCTCTTTGATCAAAAAATTAAGGTGAAATCTGAGGATTTTGTAAAAATAAATCCGTCCCGTATTTCCCCGATAGCCGTAAAAAATCCCATTAAAAACGTAATCATTACCAGCAAAAATACAGTAGACGCTTTGTTGACCAATTTTTCTCCCGTAGAACTACAGTTCCAGAATATATATTGTGTGGGCCGAAAAACAAAACGTCTTGTTGAGCGTAAAATAGGTAAAGTCGCCCACTCCGAAAACAGTGCAAAAAAATTAGCGGAATATCTTGTGGAATTTATGGAAGGTTTGGAGGTTACCTATTTTTGCAGTAATCTACGTATGGATGACCTTCCCGATATTTTGACCGAGAACAATATTACCGTACATGAGGTAGAGGCCTACAAGACGAAATTTTCATCCGTTAAGGTAAATGATTCCGTCAAAGTCGTGCTTTTTTTCAGTCCGTCAACGGTAGAAAGTTATCTATTGGAAAACCATGCGGGAGTAACAGCCTATTGCATCGGTGAGACCACTGCCACCGAAGCTAGAAAACACTTCAAAACCGTACACGTAGCTAAAATCCCAACTGCGGAGAGTTTGATAGAGCTGGTAAATGAAAACAATGGTAAATAG
- the hemE gene encoding uroporphyrinogen decarboxylase, protein MIKNDLFLRALKGETVERPPVWMMRQAGRYLPEFMEIKKKYDFFTRCQTPELASEITVQPIRRYGMDAAILFSDILVIPQAMNIEVEMKPNFGPYLPHPIRSQKDLDSVIVPDVNDALDYVMQAIKATKEKLGNEVPLIGFAGSPWTILCYCVQGQGSKTFDKAKELCFTQPFVAHELLQKITDTTIAYLKAKVKAGVNAVQVFDSWGGMLSPVDYQEFSWQYIQQIIDALKDEAPVIVFGKGCWFALGDMAKSGASALGVDWTCSAHNARYLSGGNITLQGNFDPARLLSPPAEIKKMVTQMINAFGKDKYIVNLGHGILPNVPVENAKAFIDAVKGYSP, encoded by the coding sequence ATGATAAAAAACGATTTATTCTTAAGAGCGTTAAAAGGCGAGACCGTAGAACGCCCTCCTGTTTGGATGATGCGCCAAGCCGGGCGTTACCTGCCGGAATTTATGGAGATAAAGAAAAAATACGATTTCTTCACCCGTTGCCAAACTCCCGAACTGGCCTCTGAGATTACGGTACAGCCTATCCGCAGATACGGTATGGATGCCGCTATCCTTTTTTCGGATATCCTTGTAATTCCCCAAGCGATGAACATCGAAGTGGAAATGAAACCTAATTTCGGGCCTTACCTTCCCCACCCGATACGTTCACAAAAAGATTTGGATTCGGTCATTGTTCCAGATGTAAATGATGCTTTGGATTATGTAATGCAAGCCATAAAAGCCACAAAGGAAAAACTGGGCAATGAAGTACCACTTATTGGTTTTGCCGGCTCTCCATGGACAATACTTTGCTATTGTGTACAAGGCCAAGGCAGCAAAACTTTTGACAAGGCCAAAGAACTTTGCTTTACCCAACCCTTTGTTGCCCATGAACTTTTACAAAAGATTACGGATACAACGATCGCCTACCTCAAGGCCAAGGTAAAAGCGGGTGTGAACGCCGTTCAGGTGTTCGATTCTTGGGGAGGAATGCTTTCCCCGGTAGATTATCAGGAATTTTCGTGGCAGTATATCCAGCAAATAATCGATGCCTTAAAGGATGAGGCACCGGTCATTGTTTTTGGCAAGGGATGTTGGTTTGCCTTAGGTGATATGGCCAAGTCAGGAGCGTCCGCTCTAGGCGTCGACTGGACCTGTTCTGCACACAATGCTAGATATTTATCTGGCGGAAACATAACCTTACAAGGCAATTTTGACCCTGCCCGACTATTATCGCCCCCGGCAGAAATCAAAAAAATGGTGACCCAAATGATCAATGCGTTTGGTAAGGATAAATACATAGTGAATTTGGGGCATGGTATTTTACCCAATGTTCCCGTTGAGAACGCGAAGGCTTTTATTGATGCGGTGAAGGGATATAGCCCTTGA
- a CDS encoding GNAT family N-acetyltransferase, translated as MIDSIHEKYAWRICDFTISNSDRLKRFFPKTLEQNLTPDLSDYFVEKKVKQFNKKEEFLFILKEPENRTVVGMVFIKNIDWEIKQAELAYCIGYQYEGKGWTTQAVNTLSNHAFGSLGLTTLQIIVHKTNVGSVKVAQKNGYTWQRTLENEHTPPGENPLDMELYELYNER; from the coding sequence ATGATAGATTCCATTCATGAAAAATATGCATGGCGCATCTGTGATTTTACCATATCAAATTCAGATAGGCTCAAACGATTTTTCCCGAAAACACTGGAACAAAACCTAACACCCGATCTGTCCGACTATTTTGTCGAGAAAAAGGTCAAACAGTTCAATAAAAAAGAAGAGTTCTTATTCATATTGAAGGAACCTGAGAACAGAACAGTTGTAGGTATGGTCTTTATCAAAAACATAGATTGGGAAATAAAGCAGGCCGAACTGGCATACTGTATCGGATATCAATATGAAGGCAAGGGTTGGACAACACAAGCCGTGAATACACTGTCAAACCACGCTTTTGGGAGTTTAGGATTAACTACATTGCAAATTATCGTACATAAAACAAATGTCGGGAGCGTAAAAGTGGCCCAGAAGAATGGCTACACTTGGCAGCGTACCCTGGAAAATGAACATACGCCACCTGGCGAGAACCCATTGGACATGGAATTATATGAACTTTACAATGAAAGATAA
- the hemF gene encoding oxygen-dependent coproporphyrinogen oxidase → MKDKFYHYIQELQDTITTKLEEVDGKATFQEDIWQRPEGGGGRTRVIENGEVFEKGGVNISGVHGELPKSMQAYFGVEDADFYACGLSLVLHPKNPMVPTVHANWRYFEMYDKQGNIVDQWFGGGQDLTPYYLFDEDAQHFHHVCKKACDPHNPEFYKTYKKRCDDYFWNAHRNEARGIGGLFFDYCKATGEMDMQAWYDFVTEIGNSFLNSYIPIVIKRKNLVYTKQQRNWQEIRRGRYVEFNLVHDKGTLFGLKTNGRIESILMSLPPHVQWRYDHQPKAGSEEERLIKILKHPVEWC, encoded by the coding sequence ATGAAAGATAAATTTTATCACTATATCCAAGAATTACAGGACACCATCACAACCAAATTGGAAGAGGTAGATGGCAAGGCAACGTTCCAAGAAGATATTTGGCAACGCCCCGAAGGTGGCGGTGGTAGGACTAGGGTCATAGAAAACGGAGAAGTCTTTGAAAAAGGGGGCGTAAACATTTCCGGAGTACATGGCGAACTGCCCAAAAGCATGCAGGCCTATTTTGGTGTAGAGGATGCCGATTTTTACGCCTGCGGCCTAAGCTTGGTACTACACCCTAAAAACCCTATGGTGCCGACCGTTCATGCCAATTGGCGCTATTTTGAAATGTATGACAAACAGGGCAATATTGTAGATCAATGGTTTGGTGGCGGACAGGATTTAACTCCCTATTATTTGTTTGATGAAGATGCCCAACATTTTCACCATGTCTGCAAAAAAGCATGTGACCCGCATAATCCGGAATTTTACAAAACCTATAAAAAACGATGCGATGACTATTTTTGGAATGCCCATCGCAACGAGGCGAGAGGAATTGGCGGATTGTTTTTCGACTATTGCAAGGCTACGGGTGAGATGGACATGCAAGCATGGTACGACTTTGTAACTGAAATAGGCAATAGTTTCTTAAATAGTTATATACCGATTGTTATAAAACGTAAAAACCTTGTATATACCAAACAACAAAGAAATTGGCAGGAAATCCGTAGGGGACGGTATGTGGAGTTCAACTTAGTTCATGACAAAGGAACCTTATTCGGATTAAAGACCAATGGGCGTATCGAAAGTATTCTAATGAGCCTGCCACCGCATGTACAATGGCGATATGACCATCAACCCAAAGCGGGCAGTGAAGAAGAAAGGTTGATAAAAATATTGAAGCATCCAGTAGAATGGTGCTAA